A genomic stretch from Asterias rubens chromosome 19, eAstRub1.3, whole genome shotgun sequence includes:
- the LOC117303372 gene encoding pappalysin-1-like: MASFFKTAFSATCLLCVFLVPTLARQTHGVRLHKRGGSVTYEDLKYEAIDRGHQHGESAAKDGRKFCGTSTGRVNSNPFLRDVDSVVSGTPDSHREQRDVSTGTAVYFTARSDALRYNPTTSDGLAGEISYPREAFAVALWVKPAGGQKSPAVIIGLHDTCRGSRNHWTWSLGVDTDRDQPDHDARYFFSVTSDRSRASSMVRATGRYEAETWTHLAATFDGRELTLFVNGAKVAFGKGTAGPMFGEVLTQCKQLIIGGSINDENGFRGAIDQIAIWSGTLNHRELRESYSNPSDPWTIAGSRLVVREGFEADWVNWKISAENEPVPIPSDIPGELLRLTARKPSCGVTVCDSPVIAKSYIDQPELRVRKVIRYRAITMAEDDGANHSVDRATILRKHATINEAFRPHNISWELTEFVVRNSSLRNRVVLALCNLYQIGDNSCDPECRYDVTGDDAGDCSYDYSCVDRQIGNGVCENECNKAYTDYDGGDCCDPTITDVTKTCFDPRSLNRNYLTLGELKGTVAMESDSHLNVYFVNFSDPDIEGIATMPWEMDVHGLFGGTVLQADACSFTETSAETIVHELGHNLGLWHVHQGMECVDDCREHRASGVLGDLVADTNPTPENAFCRDPTTCELPACFGEAEFTDTPYRNFMSYTDAECTDHFTAQQGTRMHCYIDLVYQSWLHQDPSVPTRPKIGIPLGPRVVSERGRAVTLSWLPPMSRFGHGDREDNTCLECTEMGQLTQYASLVQFYPESVKMLPRYPSLDEATGPPDAGIKCEYSRKSWIGGTKTVCDECYLRLEFKTAVAPSKLIIWANYNTAGGVRNLELEYRDGSLESMGPIEIFCDMPYTMRLTHIGKKVQAIRLYPGEYFNLDAVQLVSIADWSACVSCKPLNYKVVRDPPFSGGEISRVSRTTTFTDDGVVSDDVIYSYKVQAFRGDEYGDFTSPLQRRFGQEFCGNGLKESTINEECDDGNILDGDGCSQECQVENSFTCKGLSSLCSHTFSVGNTGSTDNTNDQYPVPDDFIDQWAESAVANPDHQTKENPVSALVGPPSTSTCVKEVETGHGWYPIDMYFHDVNYWIKARFSKAVVATSVFVHLSSDGDPYPGYFPSMISLKLIGLNGEIHDQPLVSLAALCNENPVQFVMTHDLNLPFFHTKEVLISMTDVIAISAVRLRSSKTLDPVVVSSCRSGELFNPATGQCVSYMCTWTECEMLTVPHAVVNCSGLQDGETCTVRCKEGYRTGGVMTEAEMICINSEWRGPDMICKAVDCGEPSLPYAEIVCPLGKTYGKQCKLKCVPPAKMQGTIQTITCMADGLYSLPEAFCQLLCDAPPIIPNAMLASQQCQMGSHTIDTICKYRCDAGYHVAAQSSKGRRRAQRLKYRCTEDATWSGPTCDPVTCPRPPIIFNNMYTCTDGLNFNSECRLRCDDSNSGLELEVVNTIRCIQDTRDPSRGVWDGNFTICRSLQGSCDPPQPESNKNVELRCDNGFAVGSHCTAVCPDLYGLSDNEPALLATNSSTTFARNADWQRDHVIICTAQRQWFPDPRRITCVEGCIETHIANGICQRVNNRAYCNWDGGDCCASTTETGEVFTTKDDRDIDVESLCFDPNAQENQPKNGSNRKNRS, encoded by the exons ATGGCGAGCTTTTTCAAAACGGCCTTCTCTGCTACATGTCTTCTGTGCGTTTTTCTTGTTCCTACGTTAGCAAGGCAAACACATGGGGTTAGACTTCACAAACGGGGAGGAAGTGTAACTTACGAAGATTTAAAATATGAGGCAATTGATCGAGGCCATCAACACGGCGAAAGCGCTGCGAAAGACGGCCGTAAGTTCTGCGGCACGTCCACTGGACGGGTCAACAGTAACCCTTTTTTGCGGGATGTGGACAGTGTGGTTTCCGGGACACCGGACAGCCACCGCGAACAGCGGGACGTCTCTACCGGCACGGCAGTGTATTTTACGGCTCGCTCCGATGCCCTGCGGTACAACCCAACTACATCAGACGGACTTGCTGGTGAGATCAGCTACCCTAGGGAAGCATTTGCGGTGGCCCTCTGGGTAAAACCCGCCGGAGGTCAGAAGAGCCCGGCAGTTATAATCG GCTTACATGATACTTGTAGAGGTAGCCGGAATCACTGGACATGGTCCCTGGGTGTAGACACAGACAGGGATCAGCCAGACCACGATGCCCGCTACTTCTTCTCCGTCACCAGCGACCGGTCTCGGGCCTCGAGTATGGTGCGAGCCACCGGTAGGTACGAAGCGGAGACGTGGACCCACCTGGCAGCGACTTTCGACGGCAGAGAGCTGACTCTGTTTGTCAACGGGGCAAAG GTGGCTTTCGGAAAGGGGACTGCAGGTCCGATGTTTGGCGAAGTCCTGACCCAGTGCAAGCAACTAATCATCGGAGGTAGCATCAACGATGAAAACGGCTTCCGAGGCGCCATCGATCAAATCGCCATCTGGTCTGGTACCTTGAACCACCGAGAGCTCAGAGAAAGCTATTCCAACCCGAGCGACCCTTGGACGATTGCAGGGAGCAGGTTGGTCGTCCGAGAGGGCTTCGAGGCAGACTGGGTGAACTGGAAGATCTCTGCTGAGAACGAACCCGTACCGATCCCGTCTGACATCCCCGGCGAGCTGCTACGTCTGACCGCCAGGAAACCATCCTGCGGGGTGACTGTCTGCGATAGCCCGGTCATTGCTAAGAGCTACATCGACCAGCCAGAACTCCGGGTCCGTAAGGTTATACGGTATCGAGCGATCACTATGGCTGAAGACGATGGGGCAAATCACTCCGTAGATCGGGCGACTATACTTCGGAAGCACGCTACCATCAACGAGGCATTTAGACCTCATAATATCTCCTGGGAACTGACGGAGTTTGTAGTCAGGAATAGCTCCCTCAGAAATCGAGTTGTGCTCGCCCTATGTAATCTCTACCAAATTGGGGATAACTCATGTGACCCTGAGTGTCGATATGACGTCACTGGTGACGATGCAGGGGACTGTAGTTATGATTATTCTTGTGTGGACAGACAGATAG GAAACGGTGTATGTGAGAACGAGTGCAATAAAGCATACACAGATTATGATGGTGGTGACTGTTGTGACCCCACTATCACTGACGTCACAAAGACGTGCTTCGATCCAAGATCACTCAATAG GAACTATCTTACATTGGGAGAGCTGAAGGGCACAGTAGCAATGGAGTCAGATTCCCATCTTAATGTCTACTTTGTCAACTTTTCTGATCCTGATATTGAAGGAATTGCTACGATGCCTTGGGAGATGGATGTCCATGGGCTCTTCG GGGGAACTGTCCTCCAAGCAGACGCCTGCAGTTTCACCGAAACATCGGCCGAGACGATCGTGCACGAACTCGGTCACAACCTTGGGCTTTGGCACGTCCACCAGGGTATGGAGTGCGTTGATGACTGCAGGGAGCATCGGGCGTCCGGGGTACTGGGCGACCTGGTGGCTGATACCAACCCCACACCTGAAAATGCGTTCTGTAG AGACCCAACAACATGTGAGCTTCCAGCCTGTTTCGGTGAGGCTGAGTTTACTGACACTCCATACAGGAACTTCATGAGCTACACAG ATGCCGAATGTACGGACCACTTCACGGCCCAGCAAGGCACCCGTATGCACTGCTACATTGACCTGGTCTACCAATCATGGCTCCACCAGGACCCATCCGTACCAACCCGACCCAAAATCGGCATCCCACTTGGCCCGCGAGTGGTGTCTGAACGCGGGCGAGCCGTCACCCTCTCATGGCTGCCTCCAATGTCGAGGTTCGGACATGGTGACCGAGAGGACAATACATGTCTGGAATGTACTGAGATGGGGCAGTTAACACAGTATGCCAGCTTGGTTCAATTCTACCCTGAGTCGGTTAAGATGCTACCGAGGTATCCGTCCCTAGACGAAGCAACAG GTCCGCCAGATGCTGGAATTAAATGCGAATATAGTCGCAAATCTTGGATAGGTGGAACGAAGACTGTCTGCGATGAGTGTTACCTGCGTCTAGAATTCAAAACAGCCGTCGCCCCCAGTAAACTCATCATCTGGGCAAACTACAACACCGCTGGGGGCGTGCGCAACCTGGAACTTGAGTACCGTGATGGTAGCTTGGAATCCATGGGCCCAATCGAGATCTTCTGTGATATGCCGTACACAATGCGCCTGACTCACATTGGCAAGAAAGTCCAGGCTATCCGCCTGTACCCTGGGGAGTACTTTAATTTAGATGCCGTGCAGTTGGTGTCGATAGCTGACTGGTCTGCCTGTGTTAGCTGTAAACCCCTCAACTACAAGGTGGTTAGAGATCCACCGTTTTCTGGAGGTGAAATCAGCAGAGTTTCTCGCACCACAACTTTTACTGATGATGG TGTCGTCAGCGATGATGTTATATACTCCTACAAGGTGCAAGCTTTCCGGGGTGATGAGTATGGGGATTTCACATCGCCATTACAGCGTCGTTTCGGCCAAGAATTCTGTGGCAATGGTCTCAAAGAAAG CACTATTAACGAGGAATGCGATGATGGTAACATCTTAGATGGTGATGGATGTAGCCAAGAATGTCAGGTCGAAAACTCCTTCACATGCAAGG GATTATCAAGTCTTTGCAGTCATACTTTTTCTGTGGGCAACACCGGTTCCACCGATAACACCAATGATCAGTACCCAGTGCCAGACGACTTCATCGACCAATGGGCAGAGAGTGCTGTTGCAAACCCTGACCATCAGACCAAAGAGAACCCAGTGTCGGCACTCGTTGGTCCCCCAAGCACCTCAACATGTGTGAAGGAGGTTGAGACTGGGCATGGATGGTACCCGATTGATATGTACTTTCATGATGTAAATTACTGGATTAAG GCAAGGTTTTCCAAAGCTGTCGTTGCTACCTCTGTGTTTGTTCACCTTTCGTCTGATGGAGATCCTTACCCTGGCTACTTCCCATCCATGATATCACTAAAGCTGATTGGACTAAATGGAGAGATCCATGACCAGCCTCTCGTCAGTCTTGCAGCACTATGCAATGAGAATCCAGTGCAGTTTGTCATGACTCATGATTTAAACCTGCCATTCTTTCACACCAAAGAG GTGTTGATAAGCATGACTGACGTCATTGCCATTTCCGCCGTCCGATTACGATCCAGTAAGACTCTTGATCCGGTAGTGGTGTCATCCTGCCGTTCCGGTGAGTTGTTCAATCCAGCCACTGGTCAATGTGTGTCCTACATGTGTACATGGACGGAATGTGAGATGCTGACCGTGCCTCATGCTGTGGTCAACTGCTCTGGTCTTCAAGATGGTGAGACATGTACGGTGAGATGTAAAGAAGGATATCGGACTGGAGGAGTCATGACAGAGGCAGAG ATGATTTGCATCAATAGTGAGTGGAGGGGACCAGACATGATATGTAAGGCAGTTGACTGTGGTGAGCCATCGTTACCATACGCTGAGATCGTTTGCCCTCTTGGTAAAACCTACGGCAAGCAGTGTAAACTCAAGTGTGTACCACCTGCAAAGATGCaag GCACCATCCAAACAATTACCTGCATGGCCGACGGGCTCTACTCGTTACCAGAAGCTTTTTGTCAGCTGTTGTGTGACGCACCGCCTATAATCCCTAACGCTATGCTGGCCAGTCAGCAGTGCCAAATGGGCAGCCACACCATCGACACCATCTGCAAATATCGATGTGATGCTGGATACCACGTAGCTGCACAGTCAAGTAAAGG CCGACGGAGGGCCCAGCGCCTGAAGTACAGATGCACGGAAGATGCAACATGGTCCGGGCCAACGTGTGACCCTGTGACCTGCCCACGTCCACCAATCATCTTCAATAATATGTACACGTGTACGGATGGCCTTAACTTCAACAGTGAGTGCAGGCTGAGATGTGATGACTCCAATAGTGGACTGGAATTAGAG GTGGTGAATACCATTCGATGCATTCAAGACACTCGTGATCCAAGCAGGGGTGTGTGGGACGGCAACTTCACCATTTGCAGGTCCTTACAAGGATCATGTGATCCACCCCAACCAGAGAGTAACAAGAACGTTGAGCTTAGATGTGATAATGGATTCGCTGTGG GTTCACACTGCACAGCTGTTTGTCCCGACCTGTACGGTCTGTCAGACAACGAACCAGCTCTATTGGCCACAAACTCATCAACCACGTTTGCGAGAAACGCTGATTGGCAGAGAGATCATGTGATCATATGCACCGCTCAGCGTCAGTGGTTCCCAGATCCAAGAAGGATCACTTGTGTAGAAGGATGTATTGAG aCGCACATTGCAAACGGTATATGTCAGCGAGTCAACAATCGAGCTTACTGCAACTGGGATGGTGGTGACTGCTGTGCCTCCACTACGGAGACTGGAGAGGTCTTCACGACCAAAGACGACAGAGACATCGATGTCGAATCCTTGTGTTTCGATCCCAATGCCCAAGAAAACCAACCGAAGAATGGATCAAATAGAAAGAATCGATCCTAG